The Ignavibacteriales bacterium genome has a window encoding:
- the dnaG gene encoding DNA primase translates to MRISEDKIDEVRNAADIVEVIAAYVHLKKRGKNYLGLCPFHTEKTPSFTVSAEKQMYHCFGCGKGGNIFTFLMEMDKVSFVESVRSLASKFGITIPEESKPMTEEQTEFENYYAVCRFAGMHFFKNLTESDEGKEALQYFYRRGFTDETIRTFGLGYAMNSWDAFVQKAQEEGFKSEDIAKVGLARVRDDGSLYDYFRGRAMFPIFSTQGRVIGFGARKMREDDAIAGKYINSPETPIYNKSRVLYGLFHAKDSIRQEDNALMVEGYADLISLYQAGIQNVVASSGTALTEEQLVLIGRYSKNLTLVYDADTAGSSATVRGIDLALEHDLNVRIVELPEGDDPDSFVQKHGGNEFRERLLNAISFIDFRAKQFQREGAFTTAEGKTQAVRSLVQSIAKMKDELRRNFYVKEVAEKYDVYESVLFHELEQALSQGKRAQRSESYQKSNYAPRQAGAEKPAVPKTKIIPPEERDILKLILEGNPDVIRFILSNISLLQLSDDRARKLAQRVLDLYDERGTIDAPSIVSEVQEPELKNLITDLVLSRYELSPQWQEMEKEIDVPDPMMIAKDAVVTVRRKAIQKEMEENQHALKEASIRRDDATPYLQRQQELLRLKKEIESL, encoded by the coding sequence ATGCGTATCTCAGAAGATAAAATTGATGAAGTCCGAAATGCCGCCGACATCGTAGAAGTAATCGCTGCCTATGTTCACCTGAAAAAACGCGGCAAGAATTATCTTGGCCTGTGCCCATTCCATACAGAAAAAACACCATCGTTCACCGTGAGCGCAGAGAAGCAGATGTACCATTGCTTCGGCTGCGGCAAGGGCGGAAACATCTTTACTTTTTTGATGGAGATGGATAAAGTTTCGTTTGTGGAATCTGTGCGGTCGCTTGCTTCGAAGTTCGGTATTACCATTCCGGAAGAGAGCAAACCGATGACCGAAGAGCAAACGGAGTTTGAAAATTACTATGCCGTATGCCGTTTTGCGGGAATGCACTTCTTCAAAAATCTTACCGAATCGGATGAAGGCAAAGAGGCACTTCAGTATTTTTACAGGCGCGGATTTACGGATGAAACCATCCGCACGTTTGGACTTGGTTATGCGATGAACTCGTGGGATGCATTCGTGCAAAAAGCGCAAGAAGAAGGATTTAAATCAGAAGACATCGCCAAAGTTGGATTGGCGCGAGTGCGCGATGATGGCTCGCTGTACGATTATTTCCGCGGTCGAGCGATGTTTCCGATTTTTTCAACGCAAGGGCGTGTTATCGGTTTTGGCGCCCGTAAGATGCGCGAGGACGACGCCATCGCCGGCAAGTACATCAATTCACCGGAAACTCCTATTTACAATAAAAGCCGCGTGTTATATGGATTGTTCCACGCGAAAGATTCCATTCGCCAGGAAGACAACGCGCTGATGGTGGAAGGATATGCAGATTTAATTTCGCTTTACCAGGCGGGAATTCAAAACGTCGTTGCATCCAGCGGTACCGCGCTGACGGAAGAACAACTCGTGCTTATTGGACGATATTCGAAGAATCTTACGCTTGTGTATGATGCAGATACCGCCGGTTCCAGCGCAACTGTACGCGGGATCGATCTGGCGCTTGAACATGATTTGAATGTCCGTATCGTAGAATTGCCCGAAGGTGACGATCCGGATTCGTTTGTGCAGAAGCATGGCGGCAATGAATTCCGGGAACGTCTCTTGAACGCCATTTCTTTTATTGATTTCCGAGCGAAACAATTTCAGCGGGAGGGAGCATTTACTACAGCGGAAGGAAAAACGCAAGCCGTGCGATCGCTCGTACAATCTATCGCGAAGATGAAAGATGAATTAAGGCGGAATTTTTATGTGAAGGAAGTAGCGGAGAAATATGACGTCTATGAGAGTGTGCTCTTTCATGAATTAGAGCAAGCACTGTCTCAGGGAAAACGCGCGCAGCGATCCGAAAGTTATCAAAAGTCAAATTATGCTCCGCGTCAAGCAGGCGCAGAGAAGCCGGCTGTGCCAAAGACGAAAATAATCCCCCCTGAAGAACGAGACATCTTGAAACTGATTCTTGAAGGTAATCCTGATGTGATTCGTTTTATACTCTCAAATATTTCTTTGTTACAGTTGAGCGATGATCGTGCAAGGAAACTTGCCCAGCGCGTACTGGATTTGTACGATGAACGCGGAACGATTGATGCACCTTCGATTGTTAGTGAAGTGCAGGAACCGGAGCTGAAGAACCTCATCACCGATCTTGTGTTAAGCCGGTACGAACTAAGCCCTCAATGGCAAGAAATGGAAAAAGAAATTGATGTGCCTGATCCGATGATGATTGCAAAAGATGCCGTCGTTACTGTGCGTCGTAAAGCAATCCAGAAGGAAATGGAAGAGAACCAGCATGCGCTGAAGGAAGCAAGTATACGCCGCGATGATGCAACACCGTATCTTCAGAGGCAACAGGAATTGCTGCGGTTAAAAAAGGAAATTGAATCTCTTTAA
- a CDS encoding ammonium transporter → MKIFSKVNESGGSMTTYPNSLLKRFIDNIHNPIRWRNSGLRMLGKLIGVAAVLLLMWELTPAVARAGDAPLPQIAVINAINTVWVLVAAFLVFCMQVGFEMLEAGFARSREAVNILVEGIADTSICGVLFWAWGFAFMFEPGTPWIGTTGFFLQGLPETYGSTGVPVLAFWVFQFAFADTCSTITSGAMVGRTGFIGDLLYSVGVTGFIYPIIGHWAWGPDGWLAVMQPFAFHDFAGSTVVHTIGGAISLVGALVLGPRLGRVFKRDGGGPMPPHDIILGALGGLILWFGWYGFNPGSTLSALDIVGIGRVSFNTTLAACSAGLTAMFYSFIRTKKHWDLGLTVNGFLAGLVAITCPCYWVDPFGAFWIGVGGGLIAVWGMDLLEYLRIDDPIGAVPVHMLGGIWGTLSLGLFATGAFGAPTPTGVDTSSVVTGLFYHGGFSQLIAQAIGSASVVAATIAVTFVLMYAVKLTGTLRVSEEGEMEGLDLHEHGVTAYPEFVISRIRRISKQEQE, encoded by the coding sequence ATGAAAATTTTTTCTAAAGTAAACGAAAGTGGAGGATCAATGACCACGTATCCGAATAGTCTCCTCAAACGCTTTATCGATAATATTCACAATCCCATTCGCTGGCGCAACTCCGGCCTTCGAATGTTGGGGAAACTCATTGGAGTTGCCGCCGTGTTACTTCTCATGTGGGAACTCACTCCGGCTGTTGCAAGAGCAGGTGATGCACCTCTTCCGCAAATCGCGGTCATCAATGCAATCAATACAGTATGGGTGCTGGTCGCAGCATTTTTGGTTTTCTGTATGCAGGTCGGTTTTGAAATGCTGGAAGCCGGATTTGCCCGTTCCCGTGAAGCGGTGAACATTCTGGTGGAAGGTATTGCCGATACTTCTATTTGCGGTGTTCTTTTTTGGGCATGGGGTTTTGCGTTTATGTTCGAACCGGGAACTCCCTGGATCGGCACAACCGGATTTTTCTTACAAGGGTTACCGGAAACATATGGATCAACGGGTGTACCAGTATTAGCGTTCTGGGTATTTCAATTCGCTTTTGCAGATACCTGCTCCACGATTACATCAGGTGCCATGGTAGGACGTACGGGATTCATCGGAGATCTGCTCTATAGTGTCGGCGTGACCGGTTTTATCTACCCAATTATTGGCCACTGGGCATGGGGACCGGATGGTTGGTTAGCAGTGATGCAGCCTTTTGCGTTCCATGATTTTGCCGGATCAACTGTTGTCCATACAATCGGTGGTGCTATATCTCTCGTTGGAGCTTTGGTTCTTGGACCTCGTCTCGGCAGAGTATTTAAGCGTGACGGAGGCGGACCAATGCCGCCCCATGACATCATTTTAGGTGCACTCGGCGGGTTGATTCTCTGGTTTGGCTGGTATGGTTTTAATCCGGGAAGCACATTGTCTGCCCTGGATATTGTCGGCATTGGCAGAGTATCATTTAATACAACGTTAGCTGCATGTTCGGCTGGTTTGACAGCGATGTTTTATTCTTTTATTCGCACAAAAAAACATTGGGATTTAGGATTGACAGTGAATGGTTTTCTGGCAGGCCTCGTTGCCATTACCTGTCCATGCTATTGGGTGGATCCTTTTGGAGCTTTCTGGATAGGCGTCGGAGGAGGGTTAATCGCCGTGTGGGGAATGGACTTGCTGGAGTATTTGCGAATTGACGATCCGATTGGTGCTGTACCCGTGCATATGTTGGGCGGCATATGGGGCACACTTTCATTAGGCCTTTTCGCGACAGGAGCCTTCGGTGCGCCAACCCCTACCGGAGTCGATACCAGTTCAGTCGTTACAGGCTTGTTCTATCATGGCGGTTTTAGCCAATTGATTGCTCAGGCGATTGGCAGTGCTTCCGTTGTAGCAGCAACGATAGCTGTCACCTTTGTGTTGATGTATGCTGTAAAACTCACCGGTACTCTTCGTGTATCGGAAGAAGGTGAGATGGAAGGTCTTGATTTGCACGAACATGGCGTCACCGCTTATCCTGAATTTGTCATTTCCCGGATACGCAGGATTTCAAAACAAGAGCAAGAATAG